In Dyadobacter sp. CECT 9275, the following proteins share a genomic window:
- a CDS encoding cystathionine gamma-synthase family protein: MDLLNPKKGTTAVWAGETDRFFKGATTVPVVNSVAFSYEDLDEWYDVATGKTSGHIYSRNTNPTVHVLEEKIRLLEGAEAATSFATGMGAISNTLFALLGPGKRVVSVKDTYGGTSKIFLEFLPPYAIDVTLCETTDHEALETEIAKGCDVVYLETPTNPTLKIMDIRRLSEAAHRVGAVVVVDNTFATPINQNPIQLGADLVIHSATKFICGHSDAMGGLLCGKAELVKKVFSFREINGASLQADPAYLILRGMKTLELRIERQNASALKIAKYLKTHPAIEDVFYPGLESHPGHEIARTQMSGYGGVLSFALKGNYDTVKAFLPKLKLVHLAASLGSVSTLAGPPRTTSHVELSEEQRALLGIPESLIRYSVGIENVEDLLADLEQALAAL; this comes from the coding sequence ATGGATTTATTGAACCCCAAAAAAGGGACAACTGCCGTATGGGCAGGAGAGACAGACCGGTTTTTCAAAGGAGCCACCACCGTTCCGGTCGTTAACAGCGTAGCATTTTCTTATGAAGACCTGGATGAGTGGTACGATGTCGCAACAGGAAAAACATCGGGTCATATTTATAGCAGGAATACCAATCCGACGGTTCATGTTCTCGAAGAAAAAATAAGGCTGCTCGAAGGGGCAGAAGCGGCAACTTCTTTTGCAACCGGCATGGGTGCCATCAGTAATACCTTGTTTGCATTGCTTGGCCCCGGCAAAAGGGTGGTGTCTGTGAAAGATACCTATGGGGGGACCAGTAAGATTTTCCTGGAGTTTCTGCCTCCGTATGCTATTGATGTCACCCTTTGTGAAACGACTGATCACGAAGCACTTGAAACAGAGATAGCAAAAGGCTGTGACGTGGTGTACCTGGAAACTCCTACTAATCCGACGCTCAAAATAATGGATATCCGCCGGTTGTCCGAGGCTGCACATAGGGTGGGGGCAGTGGTGGTGGTGGACAATACCTTTGCTACACCTATTAATCAGAACCCCATACAGCTCGGCGCCGACCTGGTTATTCACAGCGCTACTAAATTCATTTGCGGTCATTCGGATGCTATGGGAGGGTTATTATGTGGCAAGGCAGAATTGGTTAAAAAAGTATTCAGTTTCAGGGAGATCAACGGTGCCAGCCTTCAGGCAGATCCCGCTTACCTGATCTTGCGCGGCATGAAAACACTTGAGCTGCGGATTGAACGCCAGAATGCCTCGGCCCTGAAAATTGCAAAGTACCTCAAAACTCATCCGGCCATTGAGGATGTATTTTATCCGGGTTTGGAAAGTCATCCGGGGCACGAGATCGCCAGAACGCAAATGTCTGGATATGGCGGTGTTTTGAGTTTTGCGCTGAAAGGTAACTACGATACGGTAAAAGCATTTCTCCCCAAACTCAAACTGGTACACCTGGCGGCAAGTCTGGGATCTGTCAGCACGCTCGCCGGGCCGCCCAGGACCACAAGCCACGTAGAACTCTCGGAAGAGCAACGCGCATTGCTGGGGATACCCGAAAGTTTGATAAGGTATTCGGTCGGTATCGAAAATGTGGAAGATCTTTTAGCGGATCTTGAACAGGCACTGGCCGCTCTGTAG
- the bla gene encoding class A beta-lactamase, whose product MFKGLNFLFLVGMTLLVASTGFAQTGKDIAAGRLEREMERIAKLAKGKVGIYAVHLESGMEVSMNLKERFPMASTVKVAIAVQLLKKIEKGELSLMTMVDLQPSDLHPGSGTLDVLFAKPGVQLSVQNLLELMMTISDNSATDILLRLAGGAEAVRDCLKNLGIQGMSVDRTIIQLIADLEGITLPPQEQWVSGFYSKLWETTTPASRLAAEMKLRTDPRDTSTPEAMVNLLSQIYKGTALQPESRDLLLAVMERCKGGTARIKGYLPPETVVAHKTGTLNASATDDVGIITLPDHAGHIAIAVFVASSAQPMAEREQTIAHLSRTVYDYFLFQQPVTSAYPR is encoded by the coding sequence ATGTTTAAAGGTTTAAATTTTCTATTCCTGGTCGGAATGACCCTGCTGGTGGCTAGTACGGGATTTGCTCAAACAGGCAAAGACATCGCTGCCGGGCGACTGGAAAGAGAAATGGAACGGATAGCGAAACTGGCCAAGGGTAAAGTCGGTATTTATGCGGTGCACCTGGAATCAGGCATGGAGGTAAGTATGAACCTGAAAGAAAGATTCCCGATGGCAAGTACGGTAAAAGTAGCCATTGCGGTACAGCTTTTAAAAAAGATAGAAAAAGGGGAGCTGTCGCTGATGACCATGGTGGATCTGCAGCCGTCGGATCTGCATCCCGGAAGTGGTACCCTGGATGTGCTGTTTGCCAAACCGGGTGTTCAGCTTTCGGTACAGAACCTGCTCGAGCTGATGATGACCATCAGTGATAATTCCGCTACCGACATTTTACTTCGGCTGGCGGGCGGCGCTGAGGCCGTCAGGGACTGTCTGAAAAACCTGGGCATTCAGGGGATGTCCGTAGATCGAACCATTATCCAGCTCATCGCAGACCTGGAAGGAATTACCCTACCTCCGCAGGAGCAGTGGGTATCGGGTTTTTACAGCAAATTATGGGAAACTACCACACCCGCATCCCGGCTCGCTGCCGAAATGAAACTGAGAACTGACCCACGCGATACCTCCACGCCCGAGGCGATGGTGAACCTGCTCAGCCAGATTTACAAGGGTACCGCACTTCAACCGGAAAGCAGGGATCTGCTACTGGCAGTAATGGAAAGGTGTAAAGGAGGTACCGCGCGGATCAAAGGATACCTTCCGCCTGAAACGGTGGTGGCCCATAAAACAGGAACCTTAAATGCCAGTGCCACCGATGATGTTGGGATTATTACTTTGCCGGATCATGCCGGACATATAGCCATTGCTGTTTTTGTGGCCTCCTCCGCTCAGCCAATGGCAGAACGTGAACAGACCATAGCCCACCTGAGCCGTACGGTTTATGATTATTTTCTCTTTCAACAACCTGTAACTTCCGCTTATCCCCGCTGA